A portion of the Trichomycterus rosablanca isolate fTriRos1 chromosome 17, fTriRos1.hap1, whole genome shotgun sequence genome contains these proteins:
- the tmem208 gene encoding transmembrane protein 208 isoform X4 produces the protein MSAMAKPAFADDGTLLDSGIDLNMEQGMAEHLKDVILLTAIVQVLSTLSSYFWYLWLLAPARALHLLWVNLLGPWFSAESSAPPEEVLEKKQRRQERRHMKRF, from the exons ATGTCTGCCATGGCCAAACCAGCTTTTGCTGATGATGGCACTTTATTGGACAGTGGAATTGACCTCAACATGGAACAAGGCATGGCAGA GCACCTTAAAGATGTCATCTTGCTGACTGCCATAGTCCAGGTCCTTAGCACTCTCTCCTCCTACTTCTGGTACCTCTGGCTTTTG GCACCTGCTCGGGCTTTGCATTTATTGTGGGTAAACTTGTTGGGTCCTTGGTTTTCTGCTGAGTCTTCTGCACCTCCTGAGGAAGTCCTAGAAAAGAAGCAGAGACGACAGGAGAGACGACACATGAAACGATTCTAA
- the tmem208 gene encoding transmembrane protein 208 isoform X3 gives MAFFLLFALVVYVGSYRSMSAMAKPAFADDGTLLDSGIDLNMEQGMAEHLKDVILLTAIVQVLSTLSSYFWYLWLLAPARALHLLWVNLLGPWFSAESSAPPEEVLEKKQRRQERRHMKRF, from the exons TTCTTCTTGTTGTTTGCTTTGGTAGTCTATGTTGGAAGCTACAGATCGATGTCTGCCATGGCCAAACCAGCTTTTGCTGATGATGGCACTTTATTGGACAGTGGAATTGACCTCAACATGGAACAAGGCATGGCAGA GCACCTTAAAGATGTCATCTTGCTGACTGCCATAGTCCAGGTCCTTAGCACTCTCTCCTCCTACTTCTGGTACCTCTGGCTTTTG GCACCTGCTCGGGCTTTGCATTTATTGTGGGTAAACTTGTTGGGTCCTTGGTTTTCTGCTGAGTCTTCTGCACCTCCTGAGGAAGTCCTAGAAAAGAAGCAGAGACGACAGGAGAGACGACACATGAAACGATTCTAA
- the tmem208 gene encoding transmembrane protein 208 isoform X1, producing MSGNPKGKVGTKGKKQIHEENKSTLKFYTRVILGASTLYTAANLLFSDTSFWTWFFLLFALVVYVGSYRSMSAMAKPAFADDGTLLDSGIDLNMEQGMAEHLKDVILLTAIVQVLSTLSSYFWYLWLLAPARALHLLWVNLLGPWFSAESSAPPEEVLEKKQRRQERRHMKRF from the exons CCTAAAGGAAAGGTTGGAACCAAAGGCAAAAAGCAAATCCATGAAGAAAACAAGTCTACTCTGAAGTTCTACACCAGGGTCATACTGGGAGCTAGT ACTTTATACACAGCAGCAAATCTTCTATTTTCTGACACCTCCTTTTGGACATGG TTCTTCTTGTTGTTTGCTTTGGTAGTCTATGTTGGAAGCTACAGATCGATGTCTGCCATGGCCAAACCAGCTTTTGCTGATGATGGCACTTTATTGGACAGTGGAATTGACCTCAACATGGAACAAGGCATGGCAGA GCACCTTAAAGATGTCATCTTGCTGACTGCCATAGTCCAGGTCCTTAGCACTCTCTCCTCCTACTTCTGGTACCTCTGGCTTTTG GCACCTGCTCGGGCTTTGCATTTATTGTGGGTAAACTTGTTGGGTCCTTGGTTTTCTGCTGAGTCTTCTGCACCTCCTGAGGAAGTCCTAGAAAAGAAGCAGAGACGACAGGAGAGACGACACATGAAACGATTCTAA
- the tmem208 gene encoding transmembrane protein 208 isoform X2: MAPKGKVGTKGKKQIHEENKSTLKFYTRVILGASTLYTAANLLFSDTSFWTWFFLLFALVVYVGSYRSMSAMAKPAFADDGTLLDSGIDLNMEQGMAEHLKDVILLTAIVQVLSTLSSYFWYLWLLAPARALHLLWVNLLGPWFSAESSAPPEEVLEKKQRRQERRHMKRF, encoded by the exons CCTAAAGGAAAGGTTGGAACCAAAGGCAAAAAGCAAATCCATGAAGAAAACAAGTCTACTCTGAAGTTCTACACCAGGGTCATACTGGGAGCTAGT ACTTTATACACAGCAGCAAATCTTCTATTTTCTGACACCTCCTTTTGGACATGG TTCTTCTTGTTGTTTGCTTTGGTAGTCTATGTTGGAAGCTACAGATCGATGTCTGCCATGGCCAAACCAGCTTTTGCTGATGATGGCACTTTATTGGACAGTGGAATTGACCTCAACATGGAACAAGGCATGGCAGA GCACCTTAAAGATGTCATCTTGCTGACTGCCATAGTCCAGGTCCTTAGCACTCTCTCCTCCTACTTCTGGTACCTCTGGCTTTTG GCACCTGCTCGGGCTTTGCATTTATTGTGGGTAAACTTGTTGGGTCCTTGGTTTTCTGCTGAGTCTTCTGCACCTCCTGAGGAAGTCCTAGAAAAGAAGCAGAGACGACAGGAGAGACGACACATGAAACGATTCTAA